The following proteins come from a genomic window of Alkalinema sp. FACHB-956:
- a CDS encoding anthrone oxygenase family protein, whose translation MSPTYSAWFVLRLLATLGCGLVAGVFFAFSTFVMPALARLQPSQGIAAMQSINITAITPLFMLALFGTAVVCLLLTIGVFLKWPYSDSTYLLLGSALYLLGSLGVTIACNVPLNDSLAKVKPESPEGAIFWAKYLTDWTFWNHVRTISSLAAAVLFALTL comes from the coding sequence ATGTCACCAACTTATTCGGCATGGTTTGTCTTAAGGCTACTGGCAACCTTGGGCTGTGGCTTAGTAGCTGGCGTCTTCTTCGCATTTTCAACCTTTGTCATGCCTGCTCTAGCTCGGCTTCAGCCCTCTCAAGGAATTGCAGCCATGCAATCGATTAATATAACTGCCATCACCCCCCTATTTATGCTTGCCCTCTTCGGCACCGCAGTAGTTTGTCTCTTACTGACGATCGGTGTGTTTCTCAAGTGGCCTTATTCAGATTCCACCTACCTGCTGCTCGGGAGTGCTTTATATTTACTCGGCAGTCTAGGAGTCACGATCGCCTGTAATGTTCCCTTAAACGATTCATTGGCCAAAGTGAAACCTGAGAGTCCAGAAGGCGCTATATTTTGGGCAAAATATCTGACGGATTGGACATTTTGGAATCATGTACGAACGATCTCATCCCTAGCCGCTGCTGTTCTCTTTGCACTCACACTCTGA
- a CDS encoding ATP-binding protein, whose protein sequence is MRFAPFQFWQWLSSGGWFGQQPDRSTHLEMAQTMVGLGSWQIKNLGSSQETLDWSNPLYGLLGLVPAEVVPSPARYLAHVHPDDRDRVRQAHATWRTPQNLVTPNLVAQNLTQHLVTQHLVAQNKLVAQNLEAIEYRLLSQDGRERWVREQVSVEWSEQGDGVHLTGVVQDITSERQQADYHRLIAETSQRIRQSLQVDEILQTAVAEVRRLLGVDRVFIAQVNSQGCGYIAAESNDAMWGSIATEEFPVEVITELQTVYQQRGTIVHHSPADQPQAGFLHYLYQKYDVQAGISTPISTSGATMGLLSVHQCSRTRQWTAKELQLLEELAAQVGIALHQGYLYRQVQETAIVLEQQVQERTQQLKQQMLSLQILNQQQERLIHAISHDLQTPILGMVMVLQRLAKHPEKPLSRTMLDLMLDSSQRQLSLLKSLQEEAAASSPMLKLDRKPTQMMNVIDRALNDLQPLLANSNTQVITQFEDGLPVVAMDASHIHQVLEHLVTNAVQHNLPGTQITIEVGMDDGRSSMMSQNNRRYSSDREAPGSRYPWQHSPCLYCRVQDSGRGLQPEQIALMFHRPYLRSTHNPHITGLGLGLYLCHQTIKAHGGEIGVTSQAGQGTTVWFTVPIPTCVTSAIDLAS, encoded by the coding sequence ATGCGGTTTGCTCCCTTCCAATTTTGGCAATGGCTATCCTCAGGAGGTTGGTTTGGACAACAGCCTGATCGATCGACCCATTTGGAAATGGCTCAAACCATGGTGGGTCTTGGCAGTTGGCAAATTAAGAATTTGGGTTCTTCCCAGGAAACCTTAGATTGGTCTAACCCGTTATATGGTCTGTTGGGATTGGTTCCCGCAGAGGTGGTTCCTAGTCCGGCTCGTTATTTGGCCCATGTTCATCCCGACGATCGCGATCGGGTACGCCAAGCCCACGCAACCTGGCGAACTCCGCAGAACTTAGTAACCCCAAATTTAGTCGCCCAGAACTTAACCCAACATTTAGTCACCCAACATTTAGTCGCCCAAAATAAGTTAGTCGCCCAGAATTTAGAGGCCATAGAGTATCGTCTCCTGAGTCAGGATGGGCGGGAACGATGGGTGAGAGAGCAGGTCTCTGTGGAATGGTCGGAGCAAGGAGATGGGGTCCATCTGACGGGTGTGGTGCAAGACATTACCTCAGAACGGCAACAGGCGGACTATCATCGGTTGATTGCAGAAACTAGCCAGCGAATTCGTCAGTCCCTCCAAGTGGACGAAATTTTGCAAACGGCGGTGGCGGAGGTTCGTCGGCTGTTGGGGGTCGATCGGGTGTTTATTGCCCAAGTGAATTCACAAGGATGTGGTTACATTGCCGCAGAATCTAACGATGCAATGTGGGGTTCGATCGCGACAGAAGAGTTTCCGGTAGAAGTCATTACTGAATTACAAACGGTTTATCAGCAACGGGGAACGATCGTTCACCACAGTCCAGCAGATCAGCCCCAGGCAGGTTTTCTCCATTACTTGTATCAAAAATACGACGTGCAGGCTGGGATCAGTACTCCCATTTCAACCTCTGGAGCCACGATGGGTTTACTGTCAGTTCATCAATGCAGCAGAACTCGCCAGTGGACAGCAAAAGAGCTGCAATTATTAGAAGAATTAGCGGCTCAAGTTGGCATTGCGCTACACCAGGGCTATCTCTATCGCCAGGTTCAAGAAACGGCGATCGTCTTAGAGCAACAGGTGCAGGAACGCACACAGCAATTGAAACAACAAATGTTATCTTTGCAGATTCTGAATCAGCAACAGGAACGATTAATTCATGCCATTAGCCATGATCTACAAACACCAATATTAGGTATGGTGATGGTTTTACAACGTTTGGCGAAACATCCTGAGAAACCACTATCGCGCACGATGTTGGATCTAATGCTAGACAGTAGCCAACGGCAACTCAGTTTGCTCAAGTCATTGCAAGAGGAGGCAGCGGCTAGTTCACCGATGCTCAAGCTCGATCGCAAACCCACTCAAATGATGAATGTAATCGATCGCGCCCTGAACGACCTGCAACCACTTTTGGCCAATAGCAACACCCAGGTCATCACGCAGTTTGAGGATGGTCTTCCTGTGGTTGCAATGGATGCCAGTCATATTCACCAAGTTTTGGAACATCTAGTGACGAATGCAGTCCAGCACAATTTGCCCGGGACTCAGATCACGATCGAAGTTGGCATGGATGATGGCAGAAGCTCAATGATGTCGCAAAATAACCGACGTTACAGCAGCGATCGTGAAGCCCCTGGGAGCAGATACCCCTGGCAGCATTCCCCTTGCTTATACTGCCGAGTGCAGGATAGTGGGCGCGGTTTGCAACCTGAACAAATTGCTCTGATGTTCCATCGGCCCTACCTCCGCAGTACTCACAATCCCCACATCACGGGGCTAGGATTGGGCTTGTATCTCTGTCACCAGACCATTAAGGCCCATGGTGGAGAAATTGGCGTGACTAGCCAAGCAGGCCAGGGAACGACCGTTTGGTTTACGGTGCCCATTCCGACTTGTGTGACTTCGGCGATCGATCTTGCGAGTTGA